One segment of Purpureocillium takamizusanense chromosome 7, complete sequence DNA contains the following:
- a CDS encoding uncharacterized protein (COG:U~EggNog:ENOG503NYFM) yields MAAVSLPSKTHRDLLDIIDRLRLEGISRYVDLPEIIVTGDQSAGKSSVLEAISGMTFPTKDNLCTRFATELILRRAPHADVKVSITPDSDRPSHEKEDLKKFRPLLAISEAGLGPVIEQAKEAMGLGRPKKVFSNDILRVELSGPQQPHLTMVDLPGLFQAGNSTQSDEDAELVTRMVLGYMKRPRSIILAVVSAKSDFALQAITRHARELDPTGSRTLGLITKPDTLDRGSDSEAAYVNLAQNEDVKFRLGWHLLKNRDFSMRDATTAERDAAEKDFFSQSPWTAIDSSQWGIEMLRPRLSNVLKDQILAQLPSLIADVSEGIKECRAKLERLGPSRETVHEQRRYLFQASQAYSRLMQAAVDGIYSDPFFGSAKTEEGYQRRLRAVVQNTLIAFRDRMSKEGHSRHIVDYVSEVSDPSGRPEVLRSDYVKEVRDLIRRSRGRELPGTFDPMVIADLFAEQSQPWRGILLELKDQVLNAVYQTSMEILQHVAVAETAENIMRVVNSGIDELEQDLDAAVEQVLHPYLAIHPITYNHYLTDTVQKIQRERRQKRLRSHIKAVYDSADGWKGQLTRDRVLELLALEDERDELNSELVGSTTAMDYMEAYYKVALKTVVDNVSTHAIECSLIQKLPSVLDTEKIHEMSDAEVAQLAADSEASVHERSRANEKLDVLEKALHELRQLDGFRSAAAPEAKAPSEGGHETAPSPAVSEESESVGREEAESVVSSSRSAARVVEWRGQHESVSEVDFKSEAADGPELEVPAPVECQAIDPDNFWSFSTTNKKKEGRKAREL; encoded by the exons atggccgccgtcagccTCCCATCAAAGACCCATCGGGACCTCCTCGACATCATCGACCGGCTCCGTCTCGAGGGCATAAGCCGCTATGTCGACCTCCCCGAGATCATCGTCACCGGAGATCAATCCGCGGGCAAGAGCtccgtcctcgaggccatctccGGCATGACGTTCCCCACAAAGGACAACCTGTGCACGCGCTTCGCCACGGAGCTGATCCTGAGGCGGGCGCCCCATGCCGACGTCAAGGTGTCCATCACGCCCGACTCGGACCGCCCCAGCCACGAGAAGGAAGACCTCAAAAAGTTCCGCCCGCTGCTCGCCATCTCGGAGGCGGGGCTCGGCCCGGTGATTGAGCAGGCCAAAGAGGCCATGGGCCTCGGCAGGCCGAAAAAGGTCTTTAGCAACGACATCCTGCGAGTCGAGCTGAgcgggccgcagcagccgcatcTCACCATGGTCGACCTGCCGGGCCTCTTCCAGGCCGGCAACAGCACGCAgtcggacgaggacgcggagcTCGTGACCCGGATGGTCCTCGGGTACATGAAGCGGCCCAGGAGCATCATCCTCGCGGTCGTGTCGGCCAAGAGCGACTTCGCGCTCCAGGCCATCACCAGGCACGCCCGAGAGCTGGACCCCACGGGCTCCCGCACGCTGGGCCTCATCACCAAGCCAGACACCCTGGACCGCGGCTCCGACAGCGAGGCCGCCTACGTGAACCTCGCGCAGAACGAAGACGTCAAGTTCCGCCTGGGGTGGCACCTGCTCAAGAACCGCGACTTCAGCATGCGcgatgcgacgacggcagagAGGGATGCCGCCGAGAAGGACTTCTTCTCCCAAAGCCCCTGGACAGCCATCGACTCGTCACAATGGGGGATTGAAATGCTGAGGCCGCGGCTCAGCAACGTCCTCAAGGACCAGATCCTCGCGCAGCTACCCAGTCTGATCGCGGATGTGTCCGAAGGCATCAAAGAATGTAGGGCGAAGCTGGAGAGGCTGGGCCCTTCGCGGGAAACGGTCCACGAACAGCGTCGATATCTGTTCCAGGCGAGCCAGGCCTATTCGCGACTCATGCAGGCAGCCGTCGATGGCATCTACAGCGATCCCTTCTTTGGGAGCGCAAAGACCGAGGAGGGGTATCAgcgccgtctccgcgccgtcgtgcaGAACACTCTGATTGCGTTTAGGGATCGCATGAGCAAAGAAGGGCACAGTCGTCACATCGTGGACTACGTCAGCGAAGTCTCTGATCCCAGCGGACGCCCAGAGGTATTGCGCTCCGACTACGTGAAGGAGGTGCGGGACCTCATCAGGCGCAGCCGAGGGCGTGAACTCCCGGGGACGTTTGACCCCATGGTCATCGCGGATTTGTTCGCGGAGCAGTCACAGCCGTGGCGCGGAATCCTGCTCGAGCTGAAGGACCAAGTCCTCAACGCCGTCTACCAGACGAGCATGGAGATTCTCCAGCACGTGGCCGTGGCAGAGACGGCGGAGAACATCATGCGCGTTGTAAACTCGGGCATTGACGAACTGGAGCAGGATCTCGATGCagccgtcgagcaggtccTCCACCCGTACCTGGCCATCCACCCCATCACGTACAACCACTACCTCACGGACACCGTCCAGAAGATCCAGCGCGAGCGACGCCAGAAGCGGCTTAGGTCGCATATCAAGGCCGTCTACGATAgtgcggatggatggaaggggCAATTGACACGCGACAGAGTGCTCGAGTTGCTGGCATTGGAGGATGAACGCGATGAGCTGAACTCGGAACTCGTGGGTAGCACCACTGCCATGGACTACATGGAGGCGTATTATAAG GTTGCTCTCAAGACCGTGGTAGACAACGTCAGCACACACGCCATCGAGTGCAGTCTCATCCAGAAGCTGCCGTCCGTCCTAGACACAGAAAAGATACACGAGATGAGCGACGCAGAGGtggcgcagctggcggcggacagCGAGGCCAGCGTGCACGAGCGCAGCCGCGCCaacgagaagctcgacgtGTTAGAGAAGGCACTGCATGAGCTGAGGCAGCTGGACGGCTTccgctccgcggcggccccagaGGCGAAGGCCCCGAGCGAAGGGGGCCACGAGACGGCCCCCAGCCCGGCGGTGTCGGAAGAAAGCGAGAGTGTCGGAAGAGAAGAGGCGGAGAGCGTtgtctcgtcgtcgcgatcGGCCGCTCGCGTGGTGGAGTGGAGGGGACAACACGAAAGCGTGTCCGAGGTCGACTTTAAATCTGAAGCTGCGGATGGGCCCGAACTCGAGGTTCCGGCGCCAGTCGAATGCCAGGCGATTGATCCAGACAACTTTTGGTCTTTCTCCACGACGAACAAAAAGAAGGAAGGGAGAAAAGCTCGGGAGCTATGA